Proteins from a single region of Campylobacter sp. RM16704:
- a CDS encoding malate dehydrogenase: MKITIIGAGNVGSSVAYALILRELVDELVLIDINEDLLLAKELELTQSIAAFNFAIKITCSNDYEHTKDSDIVIFSAGVARKEGQSRDELFAINSKIMLDCAKSIKNFSNNPLFIIVSNPVDFLLNALYESELFSSKKIIAMAGVLDNARFKYEIAKRLNIKTSIVDSKLIGFHNDSMVLVKSQSKISNKTLNEILNEQDIENIEQDVKTGGAKVIKYLKTSAYLAPASACVRMIESIKSGEFLPISVILNGEYGIKDKAFGVMARINLDGVVETLELKLDDKEQLALEKSLMQYKYK; encoded by the coding sequence ATGAAAATTACAATTATTGGTGCAGGAAATGTTGGATCTAGTGTGGCTTATGCTTTGATTTTAAGAGAACTTGTAGATGAGCTTGTTTTAATTGATATAAATGAAGATTTATTATTAGCCAAAGAATTAGAATTAACTCAAAGTATTGCTGCTTTTAATTTTGCCATAAAAATTACTTGTTCGAATGATTATGAACATACTAAAGATAGTGATATAGTGATTTTTAGTGCAGGTGTTGCTAGAAAAGAAGGACAAAGTAGAGATGAATTATTTGCTATAAATTCAAAAATTATGTTAGATTGTGCAAAGTCAATTAAAAATTTTAGTAATAATCCTTTATTTATCATAGTAAGTAATCCAGTAGATTTTTTACTCAATGCTTTATATGAAAGTGAGCTTTTTTCTTCTAAAAAAATAATTGCTATGGCTGGAGTTTTAGATAATGCAAGATTTAAATATGAAATTGCTAAAAGATTAAATATCAAAACATCTATTGTTGATAGTAAGCTTATAGGTTTTCATAATGATAGTATGGTTTTGGTAAAATCACAATCAAAAATTTCAAATAAAACTTTAAATGAAATTTTAAATGAGCAAGATATTGAAAATATAGAGCAAGATGTTAAAACAGGTGGAGCTAAGGTAATTAAATATTTAAAAACTTCAGCTTATTTAGCTCCAGCAAGTGCTTGTGTAAGAATGATAGAATCAATAAAAAGCGGAGAATTTTTACCAATCAGTGTTATACTAAATGGAGAGTATGGTATAAAAGATAAAGCTTTTGGGGTAATGGCTAGAATTAATCTTGATGGTGTTGTAGAAACCTTAGAATTAAAATTAGATGATAAAGAGCAACTTGCTCTAGAAAAATCACTTATGCAATATAAATATAAATAA
- a CDS encoding 2-oxoglutarate synthase subunit alpha — protein sequence MREVISTGNNLVAKAAIDCGCKFFGGYPITPSSEIAHELSHLLPKNDGTFIQMEDEISGISVAIGASMSGVKSMTASSGPGISLKAEQIGLAFIAEIPLVIVNVMRGGPSTGLPTRVAQGDLFQAKAPTHGDYASIALAPASLEEAYSETIRAFNLAEKYMTPVFLLLDETIGHMNGKAKLPKIDELKIINRKKFNGDKKDYKPYAAGENEAAILNPFFEGYRYHITGLHHGDIGFPTEDGEIVDKNIKRLFGKIKNNTDEICTWEEFMLEDAQFLIIAYGSVARSAKEAILRLREEGLKVGLFRPITLYPVAEKKIAQVVSKFEKVMVSELNMGQYLEEIQRVSKRDDFISLHRANGRPITPSEIIAKVKENI from the coding sequence ATGAGAGAAGTTATATCAACAGGCAATAATTTAGTAGCAAAAGCAGCAATTGATTGTGGTTGTAAATTTTTTGGTGGTTATCCTATTACCCCAAGCTCTGAAATTGCACATGAATTGAGCCATTTATTACCAAAAAATGATGGAACTTTTATACAAATGGAAGATGAAATTTCTGGTATTAGCGTTGCAATAGGTGCTTCTATGAGTGGGGTTAAATCAATGACTGCAAGTAGTGGTCCTGGAATTTCTTTAAAGGCTGAACAAATAGGTCTTGCATTTATTGCAGAAATTCCACTTGTTATAGTAAATGTTATGAGAGGTGGTCCTTCAACTGGACTTCCAACAAGAGTTGCTCAAGGTGATTTATTTCAAGCAAAAGCACCAACACACGGAGATTATGCAAGCATTGCTTTAGCTCCTGCTTCATTAGAAGAAGCATATAGTGAAACTATTAGAGCGTTTAATCTAGCTGAAAAATATATGACCCCAGTATTTTTACTTTTAGATGAAACCATAGGGCATATGAATGGTAAGGCAAAATTACCTAAAATAGATGAGCTAAAGATAATTAATCGTAAAAAATTTAATGGAGATAAAAAAGATTATAAGCCTTATGCAGCAGGAGAAAATGAAGCTGCTATACTTAATCCTTTCTTTGAAGGCTATCGCTATCATATTACAGGACTTCATCATGGAGATATAGGTTTTCCTACAGAAGATGGTGAAATAGTTGATAAGAATATTAAAAGATTATTTGGAAAAATTAAAAATAACACAGATGAAATTTGCACTTGGGAAGAATTTATGCTTGAAGATGCGCAGTTTTTAATCATAGCTTATGGTAGTGTTGCAAGATCGGCTAAAGAAGCTATTTTAAGACTTAGAGAAGAAGGTTTAAAAGTAGGGCTTTTTAGACCTATTACTTTATATCCAGTGGCAGAGAAAAAAATAGCTCAAGTTGTATCTAAATTTGAAAAAGTTATGGTAAGTGAGCTTAATATGGGGCAGTATTTAGAAGAAATTCAAAGAGTAAGTAAAAGAGATGATTTTATTAGTTTACACCGTGCAAATGGTCGTCCTATAACACCTAGTGAGATTATTGCTAAAGTAAAGGAGAATATATAA
- a CDS encoding acetolactate synthase III, valine-sensitive, catalytic subunit, with translation MKELNGSQMICEALKEENIKVVFGYPGGAALNIYDEIYKQNYFKHILVRHEQAALHSADAYARMSGEVGVAIVTSGPGFTNTVTGLATAYSDSIPLVLISAQVANSLIGTDAFQEIDAIGISRPCVKHNYLVKNIEELPKILKEAFYIATTGRKGPVHIDIPKDVTATIGTWHYPREITMKTYKPTYKGNIKQIKKLVSLIKNAQKPLFYLGGGCIASNASNELRELIHFCKIPAVETLMALGTLRSDDELNLKMAGMHGGYCANIALSECDLLIAIGARFDDRITGKTSEFAKSAKIVHIDIDPSSISKIIEAHFPIVGDIKSVVIDTLDELKKENFDNTKYQEWFKTLQKYQQLYPLFYEDSNDILKPQWVIEECARLAPDARIITDVGQHQMWVAQFYPFNYARQLATSGGQGTMGYSLPAALGAKLAVGEEVVVNFVGDGSFLMNIQELMTASAYDIKVINIILNNSFLGMVRQWQSMFYKERFSNTDLTNQPDFITIAKGFHCEGYNVFTKEEFNNAFLKALKSKKTCVLNVAIDRYENVLPMVPAGGAIYNMILPSYKNKDKK, from the coding sequence ATGAAAGAGCTAAACGGTTCGCAAATGATTTGCGAAGCATTAAAAGAAGAAAATATTAAAGTAGTATTTGGTTATCCTGGTGGAGCGGCCTTAAATATATACGATGAAATTTACAAGCAAAATTATTTTAAACATATTTTAGTTAGACATGAACAAGCAGCGCTACATAGTGCAGATGCCTATGCAAGAATGAGCGGAGAAGTAGGGGTTGCTATAGTTACAAGCGGTCCAGGTTTTACCAATACTGTTACAGGTTTAGCTACTGCTTATAGTGATTCTATACCTTTAGTTTTAATTTCTGCTCAAGTTGCTAATTCTTTAATAGGAACAGATGCTTTTCAAGAAATTGATGCTATAGGAATTTCAAGACCTTGTGTGAAGCATAATTATTTAGTAAAAAATATAGAAGAATTACCAAAAATTTTAAAAGAAGCATTTTATATTGCCACAACAGGTAGAAAAGGACCTGTGCATATTGATATACCAAAAGATGTAACAGCGACTATAGGTACTTGGCATTATCCTAGAGAAATCACTATGAAAACTTACAAACCAACTTATAAAGGTAATATCAAACAAATTAAAAAATTAGTAAGTTTAATTAAAAATGCACAAAAACCTTTATTTTATTTAGGTGGAGGTTGTATAGCATCTAATGCTAGTAATGAACTTAGAGAGTTGATTCATTTTTGTAAAATTCCTGCGGTTGAAACTTTAATGGCACTAGGAACTTTAAGAAGTGATGATGAACTTAATTTAAAAATGGCTGGTATGCATGGGGGTTATTGTGCAAATATTGCCTTGAGTGAATGTGATTTATTAATTGCTATAGGTGCAAGGTTTGATGATAGAATTACTGGCAAAACAAGTGAATTTGCTAAGAGTGCAAAAATCGTTCATATTGATATAGATCCAAGTTCTATTTCTAAAATTATTGAAGCACATTTTCCTATAGTAGGTGATATTAAAAGTGTAGTGATAGATACTTTAGATGAATTAAAAAAAGAAAATTTTGATAATACTAAATATCAAGAATGGTTCAAAACTTTACAAAAATACCAGCAATTATATCCTTTGTTTTACGAAGATAGCAATGACATTTTAAAACCGCAATGGGTTATAGAAGAATGTGCTAGATTAGCTCCTGATGCAAGGATAATTACTGATGTGGGGCAACATCAAATGTGGGTGGCACAATTTTATCCTTTTAATTATGCAAGACAACTTGCAACAAGTGGTGGTCAAGGAACTATGGGTTATTCTCTACCAGCTGCACTTGGAGCTAAATTAGCTGTAGGTGAGGAAGTAGTAGTAAATTTTGTAGGCGATGGTTCTTTTTTAATGAATATACAAGAGTTGATGACTGCAAGTGCTTATGATATAAAAGTGATTAATATCATTTTAAATAATTCTTTTTTGGGTATGGTAAGACAATGGCAAAGTATGTTTTATAAAGAAAGATTTTCTAATACAGATTTAACCAATCAACCTGATTTTATTACCATCGCAAAAGGCTTTCATTGTGAAGGATATAATGTTTTTACAAAAGAAGAATTTAATAATGCTTTTTTGAAAGCCTTAAAATCAAAAAAAACTTGTGTTTTAAATGTAGCTATAGATCGTTATGAGAATGTTTTACCTATGGTTCCAGCAGGCGGAGCGATTTATAATATGATTTTACCTAGCTATAAAAACAAGGATAAAAAATGA
- the lpxD gene encoding UDP-3-O-(3-hydroxymyristoyl)glucosamine N-acyltransferase codes for MKISEIAKFLGIEYYGDDIEIVALNSLNNASFNELSYCDGEKNSKKIVSSGAGAILVSKEFENLVSKDCVKLVVDNPHLSFALLSKLFAKPLFCDKQDKKTKIAKSAKIMPNVYIGNNVQISEHVVIMAGVYIGDNVSIGEYTIIHPNVVIYNDTQIGKKCHLLANCVIGSDGFGYAHTKNGEHYKIYHNGNVILEDFVEIGACTTIDRAVFESTIIKQGTKIDNLVQVGHNCEIGENCLIVAQSGISGSSVLGKNVVMGGQSATSGHLEIGDFATIAARGGVTKNLEGARVYGGFPIMLQKDWLKFQAKIITAFRDKHE; via the coding sequence ATGAAAATTAGTGAAATTGCTAAATTTTTAGGTATAGAATATTATGGAGATGATATAGAAATTGTTGCTTTAAATTCATTAAATAATGCAAGTTTTAATGAGCTTAGTTATTGTGATGGAGAAAAAAATTCTAAAAAAATAGTAAGCAGTGGAGCAGGTGCTATTTTAGTTTCAAAAGAATTTGAAAATTTGGTGTCAAAAGATTGTGTTAAACTTGTGGTAGATAATCCACATTTGTCTTTTGCTCTTTTAAGTAAACTTTTTGCAAAACCTTTATTTTGTGATAAACAAGATAAAAAAACTAAAATAGCAAAAAGTGCTAAGATTATGCCAAATGTTTATATAGGCAATAATGTTCAAATATCAGAACACGTTGTGATTATGGCAGGAGTTTATATAGGAGACAATGTAAGCATAGGCGAATATACTATAATCCATCCTAATGTAGTAATTTATAATGATACGCAAATTGGAAAAAAATGCCATTTACTAGCAAATTGTGTTATAGGTAGCGATGGTTTTGGTTATGCACATACAAAAAATGGAGAGCACTATAAAATTTATCATAATGGCAATGTGATTTTAGAAGATTTTGTTGAAATTGGAGCTTGTACCACTATAGATAGAGCAGTTTTTGAAAGTACCATAATTAAACAAGGAACCAAGATTGATAATTTAGTTCAAGTTGGACATAATTGCGAAATAGGAGAAAATTGTCTTATAGTGGCTCAAAGTGGAATTTCAGGTTCGAGTGTCTTAGGTAAAAATGTTGTTATGGGTGGACAAAGTGCAACAAGTGGTCATTTAGAAATTGGAGATTTTGCTACTATAGCTGCAAGAGGTGGAGTTACTAAAAATTTAGAAGGTGCTAGAGTTTATGGAGGTTTTCCTATTATGCTTCAAAAAGATTGGTTAAAATTTCAAGCCAAAATTATTACAGCTTTTAGGGATAAACATGAGTAA
- a CDS encoding 2-oxoglutarate:acceptor oxidoreductase, gamma subunit has product MKYQLRFCGEGGQGVITAGEILAKAAIKEGRNAFKASTYTSQVRGGPTKVDIIIDENEIFFPYAVEGEVSFMLSTADKGYKSFKDGVMKSGVIVIEPNLVHPSKDDYENWKIYEIPIINIAKDEVGNVATQSVVALAIAAYMSKCIDIEALKQTMLDMVPAKTKEANAKAFDLGIEYAKKSQVVS; this is encoded by the coding sequence ATGAAATACCAATTAAGATTTTGCGGTGAAGGTGGTCAAGGAGTAATCACAGCAGGTGAAATTCTAGCTAAAGCTGCTATTAAAGAAGGACGTAATGCTTTTAAAGCTTCAACATATACTTCTCAAGTTAGAGGTGGACCAACTAAAGTTGATATAATCATAGATGAAAATGAAATATTTTTTCCTTATGCAGTAGAAGGAGAAGTGAGCTTTATGCTTTCAACTGCAGACAAAGGTTATAAAAGTTTTAAAGATGGTGTTATGAAAAGTGGGGTTATAGTCATAGAGCCAAACTTAGTTCATCCTAGTAAGGATGATTATGAAAATTGGAAAATTTATGAAATTCCTATTATTAATATAGCTAAAGATGAAGTAGGAAATGTAGCTACACAATCTGTTGTAGCATTGGCTATAGCTGCTTATATGAGTAAATGCATAGATATAGAAGCATTAAAACAAACTATGCTGGATATGGTACCTGCAAAAACTAAAGAAGCTAATGCAAAAGCTTTTGATTTAGGTATAGAATACGCTAAAAAATCACAAGTAGTTTCTTGA
- a CDS encoding 2-oxoglutarate:acceptor oxidoreductase, delta subunit, which translates to MIAPNNTPVWVDETRCKACNICVSYCPAGVLAMRDEISAVLGQMIEVVHPNSCIGCSECEVHCPDFAIFVAKRDEFKFAKLTPEAKERALAIKENKYKKLNV; encoded by the coding sequence ATGATTGCTCCGAATAATACACCAGTTTGGGTAGATGAAACAAGATGTAAAGCATGTAATATTTGTGTGAGTTATTGTCCAGCTGGGGTTTTGGCAATGAGAGATGAAATAAGTGCAGTTTTGGGACAAATGATAGAAGTAGTTCATCCTAATTCCTGTATAGGATGTAGTGAGTGTGAAGTGCATTGTCCTGATTTTGCAATTTTTGTTGCTAAAAGAGATGAGTTTAAATTTGCAAAACTTACTCCAGAAGCTAAAGAGAGAGCTTTGGCTATTAAAGAAAATAAATATAAAAAATTAAACGTATAG
- a CDS encoding YhdP family protein — translation MDKRKIKIKSQLIKKILKFLIIPIILFIALFIYLKNGIYIEKLEFFSVNFEKLYIKLDKKLILNAKKITVISKDENIQSDSSLNKAFKLIKDIKYLYWFFQEFNAEKFFVNDYPIEFIYKDNLFFVDGKDLNVKLNLQADSKKIQITINEFFLKDYNLSIMGFLIINPQTKFYNFKGKVDSDFLKSNVNLSLKRKEVAYELENISTDNISKIFNILIESGIKLPKNLDLWVGGKVKADFYFIEKLSGFIDFGKHRYYLNDIKAKGYVRNLKIILDKDIDPIVSSFVKLDFSKQRLDFSYDELQFNDYDLTQSKIYIDNMLNEKAGIYIHIKSDNARADYRVYRILQLYDIYLPFLQNNGVTKTDLILKIPFDEPEKISYEGKFNIVNSSINIRDFKIIQADVDLKKDKLEIKNVKVQSELISGDTNASINLKQKKGKLKTYISKIVLPQDSLKLEDKILDLELDFEQNTSVYNKEFITTLNFNQGMDIYVNKLSKFKDYSKFMQENKIYDGELFLSTNDFYNFNVDLNNTTFDSFLLYKDNNPYEYDSFNIKIKGSDFNLTSLSGNIFAQKDNNDVNITLHNLNLLISQQDTKNTLYNFENSNYNIDAKNIDLILKDFNKTLDFDQFNAKIYNGNVQAWANRSESKFDFFLNENQFQVRALKMDDDFLNTFMRENIFENGEFNLYIDGNSTDFFKGKFLFKDTYLKDLKFHQQLLSFIDTIPSLLLFKAPTFNEKGFSVENAGISFNRKKDLFDIDALNFNGDSADVLGQIKINLRNNQIDGLLELRTLKSASSVISKVPIINQIILGKDRQISTQIKLTGFVDNPEFKTQLITQGLQLPYHLIKNIFELPTNLIK, via the coding sequence ATGGATAAAAGAAAGATTAAAATTAAATCACAACTTATTAAAAAAATTCTTAAATTTTTAATTATACCTATAATACTTTTCATTGCTTTGTTTATTTACCTTAAAAATGGAATTTACATAGAAAAATTAGAATTTTTTTCTGTTAATTTTGAAAAATTATATATTAAATTAGATAAAAAACTTATTTTAAATGCAAAAAAAATCACTGTTATTTCCAAAGATGAAAATATACAAAGCGATAGTAGTTTAAATAAAGCTTTTAAATTAATAAAAGATATAAAATATCTTTATTGGTTTTTCCAAGAATTTAATGCTGAAAAATTTTTTGTAAATGATTATCCAATTGAATTCATTTACAAAGATAATTTGTTCTTTGTTGATGGTAAAGATTTAAATGTAAAACTTAATTTACAAGCAGATAGTAAAAAAATACAAATAACTATTAATGAGTTTTTTTTAAAAGATTATAATTTAAGTATCATGGGTTTTTTAATAATAAACCCTCAAACTAAATTTTATAATTTTAAAGGAAAAGTTGATAGTGATTTTTTGAAAAGTAATGTTAACTTGTCGCTTAAAAGAAAGGAAGTTGCTTATGAGTTAGAAAATATCAGTACTGATAATATATCTAAAATTTTTAATATTTTAATTGAAAGTGGAATAAAACTTCCAAAAAATTTAGATCTTTGGGTAGGTGGAAAAGTTAAGGCAGATTTTTATTTTATTGAGAAACTTAGTGGTTTTATTGATTTTGGAAAACATAGGTATTATTTAAATGATATTAAAGCAAAGGGATATGTTAGAAATTTAAAAATCATTCTAGATAAAGATATAGACCCTATTGTTAGTTCTTTTGTAAAGCTTGACTTTTCCAAACAAAGACTTGATTTTTCTTATGATGAATTACAATTTAATGATTATGATTTAACACAAAGCAAAATTTATATTGATAATATGCTAAATGAAAAGGCAGGAATTTATATTCATATAAAAAGTGATAATGCTAGGGCAGATTATAGAGTCTATAGGATTTTGCAATTATATGACATATATCTACCTTTTTTGCAAAACAATGGTGTAACTAAAACTGATTTGATTTTAAAAATTCCTTTTGATGAACCTGAAAAAATTTCTTATGAGGGTAAATTTAATATAGTTAATTCTAGTATAAATATAAGAGATTTTAAAATAATTCAAGCTGATGTAGATTTGAAAAAAGATAAATTAGAGATAAAAAATGTTAAAGTACAAAGTGAGTTAATTAGTGGTGATACAAATGCAAGTATTAATTTAAAACAAAAAAAAGGAAAATTAAAAACTTATATCAGCAAGATTGTTTTACCTCAAGATAGCTTAAAGCTTGAAGATAAAATTTTAGATCTAGAGTTAGATTTTGAACAAAATACAAGTGTATATAATAAAGAATTTATCACCACATTAAATTTTAATCAAGGCATGGATATTTATGTTAATAAACTTTCCAAATTTAAAGACTATTCTAAATTTATGCAAGAAAATAAAATATACGATGGAGAGTTATTTTTAAGCACCAATGATTTTTATAATTTTAATGTAGATTTAAATAATACAACTTTTGATTCATTTTTACTTTATAAAGATAACAATCCTTATGAGTATGATAGTTTTAATATAAAAATTAAAGGAAGTGATTTTAATCTTACGAGTTTAAGTGGAAATATTTTTGCACAAAAAGATAATAATGATGTTAATATAACTTTACATAATTTAAATTTATTAATTTCTCAGCAAGATACAAAGAATACTTTATATAATTTTGAAAATTCAAACTATAATATTGATGCTAAGAATATAGACTTAATTTTAAAAGATTTTAATAAAACTTTAGATTTTGATCAATTTAATGCAAAAATCTACAATGGAAATGTCCAAGCATGGGCGAATAGAAGTGAATCTAAATTTGATTTTTTTCTCAACGAAAATCAATTTCAAGTTAGAGCCTTAAAAATGGATGATGATTTTTTAAACACATTTATGAGAGAAAATATCTTTGAAAATGGCGAATTTAACCTTTATATAGATGGAAATAGCACTGATTTTTTCAAAGGTAAATTTTTATTTAAGGATACTTATTTAAAAGATTTAAAGTTCCATCAACAACTTTTAAGTTTTATAGATACTATTCCTAGTTTGCTTTTGTTTAAAGCTCCAACATTTAATGAAAAAGGCTTTAGTGTAGAAAACGCAGGCATTAGCTTTAATAGAAAAAAAGATTTATTTGATATAGATGCTCTTAATTTTAATGGCGATAGTGCTGATGTTTTAGGGCAGATAAAAATTAATTTGCGAAACAATCAAATTGATGGATTGTTAGAACTTAGAACGCTTAAATCTGCGAGTTCTGTAATTTCTAAAGTTCCAATTATAAATCAAATTATTTTAGGTAAAGATAGACAAATTAGCACACAAATTAAATTAACTGGTTTTGTGGATAATCCTGAATTTAAAACTCAACTTATAACTCAAGGATTACAACTTCCTTATCATTTGATAAAAAATATATTTGAGTTGCCAACGAATTTAATCAAATAA
- the ilvN gene encoding acetolactate synthase small subunit: MKRRVISVIVLNEHGVLSRVVGLFSGRGYNIESLTVAPLDNDEFSRINIVTLGDERVFEQIIKQLHKLIPTYKVIDSSDFIEKETALVKIAISENFAGLDAILKAYNGSVTYSDGEFIIAMVSDDADKIDNFLKTIKKYNPISVVRSGSILMEVK; encoded by the coding sequence ATGAAAAGAAGAGTAATTTCTGTCATTGTGTTAAATGAGCATGGGGTATTATCACGTGTAGTTGGGCTTTTTTCAGGAAGAGGATATAATATAGAATCTCTTACTGTGGCTCCGCTTGATAATGATGAATTTTCAAGAATAAATATAGTAACTTTAGGTGATGAAAGAGTTTTTGAACAAATCATTAAACAACTTCACAAGCTCATACCTACTTATAAAGTGATTGATTCAAGTGATTTTATAGAAAAAGAAACAGCTTTAGTAAAGATTGCAATAAGCGAAAATTTTGCAGGGTTAGATGCAATATTAAAAGCTTATAATGGTAGTGTAACTTATAGTGATGGTGAATTTATTATAGCAATGGTAAGTGATGATGCAGATAAAATTGATAATTTTTTAAAGACTATAAAAAAATATAATCCCATTAGTGTTGTTAGAAGTGGTTCTATTTTGATGGAGGTAAAATGA
- the mltG gene encoding endolytic transglycosylase MltG: MKSIIGIIKNLRIFLISCDLILIFLLSIFYYLLLPIQTNSVVFIPQGSIGKIITQLDKNNYKMSTIDKYTLYFLGHPQSGWINIGTKELNRAEFLHKLTIAKAALETITLIPGETTEIFFEELAPKLNLNPKILIQEFNKQSPFKEGMLFPETYKIPKGITEELLIKYLLAYSTSEFKKFSYKIFREYNEKKWYEYIIIASIIQKEAASNEEMPIVSSVIRNRLKKGMKLQMDGTLNYGKYSHEKITPQRIKSDNSSYNTYKFNGIPNEAVCNVSFEAIKAAIFPAKTDYLYFVRDKKTNKHIFTSTLKDHNKAIRN; the protein is encoded by the coding sequence ATGAAAAGTATTATAGGTATAATTAAAAATTTAAGAATTTTTTTAATAAGTTGTGATTTAATTTTAATCTTTCTTTTATCCATTTTTTATTATCTTCTTTTGCCCATACAAACTAATTCTGTAGTATTTATACCACAAGGTTCTATTGGTAAGATTATAACGCAATTAGATAAAAATAATTATAAAATGAGTACTATTGATAAATATACTTTATACTTTTTAGGTCATCCACAATCTGGTTGGATAAATATAGGCACAAAAGAGCTAAATAGGGCTGAATTTTTACATAAACTTACAATAGCAAAGGCAGCACTTGAAACCATCACTTTAATCCCTGGTGAAACTACAGAAATTTTTTTTGAAGAACTTGCTCCTAAACTTAATTTAAATCCTAAGATTTTAATACAAGAATTTAACAAGCAAAGTCCTTTTAAAGAAGGTATGCTTTTTCCTGAAACTTATAAAATTCCAAAAGGTATTACAGAAGAATTATTAATTAAATATCTTTTAGCATATTCTACAAGTGAATTTAAAAAATTTTCGTATAAAATTTTTAGAGAATATAATGAAAAAAAATGGTATGAATATATCATCATAGCATCCATTATCCAAAAAGAAGCAGCCAGCAACGAAGAAATGCCTATAGTTTCATCGGTAATTAGAAATCGTTTAAAAAAAGGAATGAAACTTCAAATGGATGGGACACTAAATTACGGAAAATATTCTCATGAAAAAATTACCCCACAAAGAATAAAATCAGACAATAGCTCATATAATACTTATAAATTTAATGGTATACCAAATGAAGCAGTATGTAATGTATCTTTTGAAGCAATTAAAGCGGCGATTTTTCCTGCAAAAACTGATTATTTATACTTTGTAAGAGATAAAAAAACAAACAAACATATTTTTACCTCCACTTTAAAAGATCATAACAAGGCTATAAGAAATTAA
- a CDS encoding 2-oxoglutarate ferredoxin oxidoreductase subunit beta, whose translation MAFDYDEYLRVDKLPTQWCWGCGDGVVLKAIIRAIQKIGWNMDDVCVVSGIGCSGRMSSYVNCNTVHTTHGRAIAYATGIKLANPKKHVIVVSGDGDTLAIGGNHTIHGCRRNIDLTHILINNFIYGLTNSQTSPTTPQGFYTVTAQAGNIDPNFDACELTKAAGASFVARTNVIEANKLENIIYKALAHKGYSFVDVFSNCHINLGRKNKMGEAVSILEWIKNRCVEKTKFEQLDYEQRMDKFPTGILYQDGSKVEYCEAYEEVRRALKEKRMVDLGALK comes from the coding sequence ATGGCTTTTGATTATGATGAATATTTAAGAGTAGATAAACTTCCAACTCAATGGTGTTGGGGTTGCGGAGATGGTGTTGTTTTAAAAGCTATTATTAGGGCTATACAAAAAATAGGTTGGAATATGGATGATGTTTGTGTAGTTTCTGGTATAGGTTGTAGTGGTAGAATGAGTTCTTATGTAAATTGTAACACAGTTCATACAACTCATGGTAGAGCAATAGCTTATGCAACTGGTATAAAACTAGCAAATCCTAAAAAACATGTAATTGTAGTAAGCGGTGATGGGGATACTTTAGCAATAGGTGGAAATCATACTATTCATGGATGTAGAAGAAATATAGATTTGACTCATATTTTAATTAATAATTTTATTTATGGTCTTACAAACTCACAAACTTCACCAACAACTCCACAAGGCTTTTACACAGTAACGGCTCAAGCTGGAAATATAGATCCAAATTTTGATGCTTGTGAATTAACAAAAGCAGCTGGAGCTTCTTTTGTGGCAAGAACGAATGTGATAGAAGCAAACAAACTTGAAAATATTATCTATAAAGCTTTAGCACACAAAGGTTATAGTTTTGTTGATGTATTTTCTAATTGTCATATAAATTTGGGTAGAAAAAATAAAATGGGTGAAGCAGTAAGTATACTTGAATGGATAAAGAATCGTTGTGTTGAAAAGACCAAATTTGAGCAATTAGACTATGAGCAAAGAATGGATAAATTCCCTACAGGAATTTTATATCAAGATGGAAGTAAAGTAGAATATTGCGAAGCTTATGAAGAGGTTAGAAGAGCTTTAAAAGAAAAAAGAATGGTTGATTTAGGAGCACTAAAATGA